The genomic region TTCACTGCAACCCCTCCTCTTCGACCGGCAGGACCTGTGCGGCTGCTTCTTCCTTGAGCCCACCCCGAAGGAGGTGGAGTTCCTGCGCTACTGGCAGGCACTGGTTGCCCTGGTCCCCACGCGGCTTTCACGGCCTGCGGGAGGGCGTACCGGGCGCAGGGGCTACAGCCTGATGGACATACTGGCGGTGCGTGCGGTGCTGCTCTTCTTCCGCCTGGACACCGTCACGGCTGCGGTTGCCCTGCTGCAGTCGAGCCCGAACCTGAGGACGGTGACACAGCTGGGGCGGGTACCCAGCCCGTCGTCGGTGAGCAGGCGGACGTCACGGCTGCTGGAGGAGATGGACTTCCGGGGGATCCATGACCGGCTGTGCAGGCAGTTCTATGCAGGCAGGACGGTGTGCCACCTGAGCCTTGACAGCACGCCCGTGGATGCACGGGAGAAGCCTGCGGTGAGGGCGAAGCGGCAGAAGGGCCGGAGGGGCCGCCCGAAGGCCGGCAGCGCAGAGGAGAAGGCGGTGCAGGAAAGGAAGGGGCAGGAGGCACGCCTGGTGCAGCTGCGCGACAGCGGGGACCCCCATGCCTACCTGGCCACGCTGGAACAGCGGTGCACGGTCACGGGGAAGCGGAACAGCAGGGGGCACATGCAGTGGCGCGTGGGCTACAAGGTACACCTGGCAGTGGACGACAGCGGCATCCCGGTGGCCAGTGCGGTGACGGGGGCGTGCGTGCATGACACGCAGCCGGCGATCCCCCTGCTGCGCATCGCCGCAGGGCGGTGCACCTGGCTGTATGCCCTCATGGACGGTGGCTACAGCAGCGGGGCGATCAGGGACAGGGTGCTTGCCATGGGCAGGGTGCCGCTCATCGACTTCAAGGCCGACCGCAACGGGGCCAAGGAGGAGATGGACC from Spirochaetia bacterium harbors:
- a CDS encoding transposase — its product is MDSTPNRLSLQPLLFDRQDLCGCFFLEPTPKEVEFLRYWQALVALVPTRLSRPAGGRTGRRGYSLMDILAVRAVLLFFRLDTVTAAVALLQSSPNLRTVTQLGRVPSPSSVSRRTSRLLEEMDFRGIHDRLCRQFYAGRTVCHLSLDSTPVDAREKPAVRAKRQKGRRGRPKAGSAEEKAVQERKGQEARLVQLRDSGDPHAYLATLEQRCTVTGKRNSRGHMQWRVGYKVHLAVDDSGIPVASAVTGACVHDTQPAIPLLRIAAGRCTWLYALMDGGYSSGAIRDRVLAMGRVPLIDFKADRNGAKEEMDPAGRARYRARTTVERTNSELKECFLPKALYGRGPRARFDLRLAVLLLTVKRMGKVLEARQQAARKKSA